A stretch of Paludisphaera borealis DNA encodes these proteins:
- a CDS encoding TolC family protein, translating to MIEEAAKKQSATLRIDLPPGRVLQPIDLVSTLRLAGARNVDIAIARQQINQALADLGKARALWLPSIFFGPTFYRADGQVQTVTGQVQNVNRNSLYIGGLMSTANGFAAPSPGTGYPAVNGMSSVLRFSDAIYEPMAARRDAEATRANLSAQINDALLETAEAYFTLQEASGKLAIAREAAANAELLSEITGAYAESGQGKTADHHRALAELNHQRKSVRLLVGQLQVASTDLVRLLLLDPKLIIAPVEPAEAIIHLIPDDEPIEALLSQALVGRPELAQYRELLNAAAVRLKQARLRPLIPSLGLTVSGGGFGGGNNSFFGNFGMRGDSAASLFWELHNLGFGDWAIMRRKSADREVANLQLIKMVNQVTADVAASYETRSAAILQIEESKNTVVEAVESFKLNVIDIRQGANLPRATRPIEVLQPIQALVQARTDYLDSVLTYNRAQFRLKRAIGLRPD from the coding sequence ATGATCGAGGAGGCCGCCAAGAAGCAGTCGGCGACGCTCCGGATCGATCTTCCCCCCGGCCGGGTGCTCCAGCCGATCGACCTGGTCAGCACGCTTCGGCTGGCGGGGGCGCGCAATGTGGACATCGCCATCGCCAGGCAGCAGATCAACCAGGCGCTGGCCGATCTGGGAAAAGCCCGGGCGCTCTGGCTGCCGTCCATCTTCTTCGGCCCGACCTTCTATCGCGCCGACGGGCAGGTCCAGACGGTCACGGGGCAGGTGCAGAACGTCAACCGTAATTCGCTGTACATCGGCGGGCTGATGTCGACGGCCAATGGATTCGCGGCGCCGTCGCCGGGTACGGGCTATCCGGCCGTGAACGGAATGTCGTCGGTCTTGCGGTTCTCGGATGCGATCTACGAGCCGATGGCAGCGCGACGGGACGCCGAGGCGACCCGGGCGAACCTATCGGCGCAGATCAACGACGCCCTGCTGGAGACCGCCGAGGCCTATTTCACCCTCCAGGAGGCGAGCGGCAAACTGGCGATCGCCCGCGAGGCGGCCGCCAACGCGGAGCTTCTCTCGGAAATCACCGGCGCCTACGCCGAGTCCGGCCAGGGGAAGACCGCCGACCACCACCGGGCGCTCGCCGAGCTGAATCACCAGCGGAAGTCGGTCCGGTTGCTCGTCGGCCAGTTGCAGGTCGCCTCGACCGACCTGGTTCGCCTGCTTTTGCTCGATCCCAAGCTGATCATCGCCCCGGTCGAGCCGGCCGAAGCCATCATCCACCTGATCCCGGACGACGAGCCCATTGAGGCCTTGTTGTCCCAGGCGCTTGTTGGACGGCCGGAACTGGCTCAGTATCGCGAGCTGCTCAACGCGGCCGCCGTTCGGCTGAAGCAGGCTCGGCTCCGGCCGCTGATCCCCAGCCTCGGCCTGACAGTCTCGGGGGGCGGTTTCGGCGGCGGCAACAATTCGTTCTTCGGCAACTTCGGCATGCGGGGCGACTCGGCGGCCAGCCTGTTCTGGGAGCTGCACAACCTGGGGTTCGGCGACTGGGCCATCATGCGCCGCAAGTCCGCCGACCGCGAGGTCGCGAATCTCCAGTTGATCAAGATGGTCAACCAGGTTACGGCCGACGTAGCCGCGTCGTACGAGACCCGAAGCGCGGCGATCCTCCAGATCGAGGAATCGAAAAACACGGTCGTCGAGGCCGTTGAGTCGTTCAAGCTCAACGTGATCGACATCCGCCAAGGCGCCAACCTTCCCCGAGCGACCCGGCCGATCGAAGTCCTCCAGCCGATCCAGGCGCTGGTCCAGGCCCGAACCGATTACCTGGATTCCGTCCTGACGTACAACCGCGCCCAATTCCGGCTCAAGCGGGCGATCGGTCTCCGTCCCGATTAA
- a CDS encoding efflux RND transporter periplasmic adaptor subunit, translating to MSNPSETIASAPARVGRPRRSRRWWIAAGLGGLAAVVGGRQIAGVGASFSGSAASKPASASASSDQRPRVEVVHPRKGGIERTTVQPGSVHSFETVDLFAMVSGYLKIQNVDIGSRIKKGEILAEIDVPRETSAAAEAEALLEQAKSQARQAEAKVKAMEAAHETTRAAVAQAVGDIDRFVANRRLAESQYARVKDLSDQKAVDIRLVDEQRRDMEAAVAAEKTGRLAILTAKSKVVEAAANIEGARADVAAAESAVAVAESRLAKAKVDLGYAKIVAPFDGVVTRRNYHAGSFIRDASGSAALPLLTVSRTNLMRVVVRVPDRDVVLATAGDPVVVNIDGLEGRPFRGTISRVGESEDHTTRTMRVEVDLPNPDGLLREGMYGRASIALEPPSERLTVPAACVLDRPGKGQGLIQIVRDGKVDRLTVQLGADDGKRVEVVSGIGLKDEVVLRSKTVLEPGAAVVTDNAG from the coding sequence GTGTCGAACCCAAGTGAAACAATCGCCTCCGCCCCGGCACGCGTGGGGCGTCCGCGACGGAGCCGGCGATGGTGGATCGCCGCTGGGCTGGGGGGCCTGGCGGCGGTGGTGGGAGGTAGGCAGATCGCGGGCGTGGGGGCGTCGTTTTCGGGAAGCGCCGCATCGAAGCCGGCGTCGGCGTCGGCGTCGAGCGACCAGCGCCCGCGCGTCGAGGTCGTCCATCCTCGGAAGGGGGGGATCGAGCGGACGACGGTCCAGCCGGGCTCGGTCCACTCGTTCGAGACGGTCGACCTGTTCGCGATGGTGTCGGGTTACCTGAAGATCCAGAACGTCGACATCGGCTCTCGCATCAAGAAGGGGGAGATTCTGGCCGAGATCGACGTGCCGAGAGAGACGAGCGCGGCGGCCGAGGCCGAGGCGCTTCTGGAGCAGGCCAAGAGCCAGGCGCGCCAGGCGGAGGCCAAGGTCAAGGCGATGGAAGCCGCCCATGAGACCACGCGAGCGGCCGTCGCGCAGGCGGTGGGCGACATCGATCGGTTCGTCGCCAACCGCAGGCTCGCCGAGAGTCAGTACGCGCGGGTGAAAGACCTGAGCGATCAAAAGGCCGTGGATATCAGGCTGGTCGACGAGCAGCGCCGCGACATGGAGGCGGCCGTCGCCGCCGAGAAGACCGGCCGGCTGGCGATCCTGACCGCCAAATCCAAGGTCGTGGAAGCCGCCGCCAACATCGAGGGGGCGCGGGCCGACGTGGCCGCCGCCGAATCCGCCGTCGCGGTGGCGGAATCGCGACTCGCCAAGGCCAAGGTCGACCTGGGGTATGCGAAGATCGTCGCCCCCTTCGACGGCGTGGTCACGAGGCGCAACTACCACGCCGGGTCGTTCATCCGTGATGCGTCCGGCAGCGCGGCCCTTCCCTTGCTCACGGTGAGCCGGACCAACCTGATGCGCGTGGTCGTCCGGGTTCCGGATCGCGACGTGGTCCTGGCCACGGCCGGCGACCCGGTGGTCGTCAACATCGACGGCCTGGAAGGGCGGCCGTTCCGGGGGACCATCTCCCGGGTCGGCGAGTCGGAGGACCACACGACGCGGACGATGCGCGTCGAGGTCGACCTGCCCAACCCCGACGGCCTGCTTCGCGAAGGGATGTACGGCCGCGCGAGCATCGCGCTCGAGCCCCCCTCGGAGCGGCTCACGGTTCCGGCCGCCTGCGTCCTCGACCGCCCCGGCAAGGGGCAAGGATTGATCCAGATCGTCCGCGACGGCAAGGTCGACCGGCTGACCGTCCAGCTCGGCGCCGATGACGGGAAACGGGTCGAAGTGGTTTCCGGGATCGGATTGAAGGACGAGGTCGTTCTCCGTTCCAAGACTGTATTGGAGCCCGGCGCGGCCGTCGTGACGGACAACGCCGGATGA
- a CDS encoding efflux RND transporter permease subunit — MNGLIRAALKNPIAVTVMSLAVVVMGALSAYMIPIDILPVFKSPAVQTLVFYGGMPAASIEKNITARLERGVVQATGGRRLESRSIVGVSVVRNYFRSNVNPSGALTETNSLAGWEYPTMPPGTLPPVVLPYDPTSTTPVCLLALDSETQGEAALFDTGRYEVRPQVMSQPGAIAPLVYGGKVRAVMLYLDRVKLQARHLSPQDVMRAVDEYNVFLPTGSAKFGDTDYAIDSNSMFDVVGNMSQIPLRNESGNAAYLGDVATPKDSNFIQTNVVRVNGKRQVYVPVFRQAGASTLSVVDNLRASLETMKARLSRGGIDLKLVMDQSVYVRQSIESLAEEGVLGAVLCSLVILVFLGEWRMTVIAFLTIPVAILAAIIGLNATGNTINVMTLAGLALAIGPLVDSAIICLENTHRHLGLGASPEEAAYLGASEVALPALVASLCTLLVLAPLALMPGLGEFLYRPMAASVAFAMIAAFLLSQTFVPSRSARWLRPHAHTSAHDGGEASEDSESRPAARRSLIAAVFGRCEAMIEAGVRWYTRQLDRAMSRRSLVVFGSLATLVATVMILGSQLRREFFPEVDAGAFEIYARAASGTRIEKTETRIAEVEKFVREKIGDDVQLIISELGVVADLSAAYTPNAGPMDAVVKVQLAEHRHHSAQEYVHTLREGFAADPSFSDLEFAFDAGGMIRSAMNEGKSSPINVRITGKDTAQSRTIAEAIQRKVTSVPGVVDARIIQRLDYPRYIIDVDRAKAADLGLNLAEVMKDVVAAMNSSIQFHKKNFWIDPVSKNQYFVGVQYFEEDIDSVETLLDVPITSPKQDQPIPLRNIATLRRGFVPTEITHNNLQSTIDLTMGVYGRDLGHVAGDVTQVLNEFGVSQGGDSWLPYDPADQGADRQLVKGAMIELSGEYSRMQETFRSLGFGLVLATMLIYFLMAALFKSYMTPLVILFAVPLGLIGVVVMLYLTNSAINVQSLLGVIFMVGIVVSNTVLLVDFAQNLRTQEGLTPDQAIRKAASIRVRPVVMTALAALFALIPMALALGRGSEANGPLGRSVIGGIIAGLVTTLFVVPSLYSLVIRDARAEAGTPGAAA, encoded by the coding sequence ATGAATGGTTTGATCCGGGCCGCTCTCAAGAACCCGATCGCCGTGACGGTCATGTCGCTGGCGGTCGTCGTCATGGGCGCGCTATCCGCCTACATGATCCCCATCGACATCCTTCCGGTCTTCAAGAGCCCGGCGGTTCAGACCCTGGTCTTCTATGGGGGCATGCCGGCCGCGAGCATCGAGAAGAACATCACCGCGCGGCTCGAACGCGGGGTCGTGCAGGCGACGGGAGGGCGAAGGCTGGAGTCGCGTTCGATCGTCGGCGTCAGCGTCGTCCGCAATTACTTCCGCAGCAACGTCAACCCCAGCGGCGCCCTCACCGAGACCAACTCGCTGGCGGGCTGGGAGTATCCGACGATGCCGCCGGGCACGCTGCCGCCGGTCGTCCTGCCGTACGATCCGACGAGCACCACGCCCGTCTGCCTGCTGGCCCTGGACAGCGAAACCCAGGGCGAGGCGGCCCTGTTCGACACGGGGCGGTACGAGGTCCGGCCTCAGGTCATGTCGCAGCCTGGAGCGATCGCTCCGCTGGTGTACGGCGGCAAGGTTCGCGCGGTCATGTTGTATCTCGACCGGGTCAAGCTTCAGGCCCGCCATCTTTCTCCTCAGGACGTGATGCGGGCGGTCGACGAGTACAACGTCTTCCTGCCGACCGGCAGCGCCAAGTTCGGCGACACCGACTACGCCATCGACTCGAACTCGATGTTCGACGTGGTGGGCAACATGTCGCAGATCCCACTCCGCAACGAGAGCGGCAACGCCGCCTACCTGGGCGACGTGGCGACTCCCAAGGACTCCAATTTCATCCAGACGAACGTCGTGCGGGTCAACGGCAAGCGCCAGGTGTACGTGCCGGTGTTCCGGCAGGCCGGGGCCAGCACGCTGAGCGTGGTCGACAATCTGCGGGCGTCGCTCGAAACGATGAAAGCCCGCCTGAGCCGCGGCGGGATCGATCTGAAGCTGGTGATGGACCAGTCGGTCTACGTCCGTCAGTCGATCGAGAGCCTTGCGGAAGAAGGGGTGCTCGGGGCGGTCCTCTGCTCGCTGGTGATCCTGGTTTTCCTGGGCGAGTGGCGGATGACGGTGATCGCGTTCCTGACGATTCCGGTCGCGATCCTCGCGGCGATCATCGGTCTGAACGCCACGGGCAACACGATCAACGTGATGACGCTGGCCGGGCTGGCGCTGGCGATCGGCCCGCTGGTCGACAGCGCGATCATCTGCCTGGAAAACACGCACCGCCATCTGGGGCTCGGTGCGTCGCCCGAGGAGGCGGCCTACCTGGGGGCGAGCGAGGTCGCCTTGCCGGCCCTCGTGGCTAGCCTTTGCACGCTCCTGGTGCTCGCTCCGTTGGCCCTGATGCCCGGACTGGGCGAGTTCCTCTATCGGCCGATGGCCGCCTCGGTGGCGTTCGCGATGATCGCGGCCTTCCTGCTCTCGCAGACCTTCGTTCCGTCCCGCTCCGCTCGCTGGCTGCGGCCTCACGCGCACACGTCCGCTCACGACGGCGGGGAAGCATCGGAGGATTCCGAAAGTCGCCCCGCCGCCCGGAGGAGCCTGATTGCGGCCGTTTTCGGTCGTTGCGAGGCGATGATCGAGGCCGGAGTCCGGTGGTACACCCGCCAGCTCGACCGCGCCATGAGCCGCCGGTCGCTGGTCGTGTTCGGCTCGCTGGCGACCCTGGTGGCGACGGTGATGATCCTGGGGAGCCAGCTTCGCCGCGAGTTCTTCCCGGAGGTCGACGCCGGGGCCTTTGAAATCTACGCCCGAGCCGCCAGCGGCACGCGGATCGAGAAGACCGAGACGCGGATCGCCGAGGTCGAGAAGTTTGTCCGCGAGAAGATCGGCGACGACGTGCAACTGATCATCTCCGAGCTGGGCGTGGTCGCCGACCTGTCCGCCGCCTACACTCCCAACGCCGGGCCGATGGACGCCGTCGTCAAGGTCCAGCTCGCCGAGCACCGGCATCACTCGGCGCAAGAGTACGTCCACACGCTTCGCGAGGGGTTCGCCGCCGACCCGTCGTTCTCCGACCTGGAGTTCGCCTTCGACGCCGGCGGCATGATCCGTTCCGCGATGAACGAAGGCAAATCGTCGCCGATTAACGTGCGGATCACCGGCAAGGACACGGCCCAGAGCCGAACGATCGCCGAGGCGATCCAGCGCAAGGTGACCAGCGTCCCCGGCGTGGTCGACGCCCGGATCATCCAGCGGCTCGACTATCCGCGGTACATCATCGACGTCGACCGCGCCAAGGCCGCCGACCTGGGCCTGAACCTGGCCGAGGTGATGAAGGACGTCGTCGCGGCCATGAACTCCAGCATCCAGTTCCACAAGAAGAACTTCTGGATCGATCCGGTCAGCAAGAACCAGTACTTCGTCGGGGTCCAGTACTTCGAGGAGGACATCGACTCGGTGGAGACGCTGCTCGACGTCCCGATCACGAGCCCGAAGCAAGACCAGCCGATCCCGCTGAGGAACATCGCGACGCTTCGCCGGGGCTTCGTGCCGACGGAGATCACCCACAACAACCTCCAGTCGACCATCGATCTGACGATGGGCGTTTACGGCCGCGACCTCGGCCACGTGGCCGGCGACGTCACGCAGGTCCTCAACGAGTTCGGCGTCTCCCAGGGCGGCGACTCGTGGCTGCCGTACGACCCCGCCGACCAGGGTGCCGACCGTCAACTCGTCAAGGGGGCGATGATCGAGCTGAGCGGCGAATACTCGCGGATGCAGGAGACGTTCCGCAGCTTGGGCTTCGGGCTGGTGCTGGCGACGATGCTCATCTACTTCCTGATGGCCGCCCTGTTCAAGTCGTACATGACCCCCTTGGTGATCCTCTTCGCCGTGCCTCTGGGCCTGATCGGGGTGGTGGTCATGCTCTACCTGACGAACTCGGCGATCAACGTCCAGTCGCTGTTGGGCGTGATCTTCATGGTCGGCATCGTGGTCTCGAACACGGTGCTGCTGGTCGACTTCGCTCAGAACCTGCGGACGCAGGAGGGGCTGACGCCCGACCAGGCGATTCGCAAGGCGGCGTCGATCCGCGTCCGCCCGGTCGTGATGACCGCTCTGGCCGCCCTCTTCGCGCTGATCCCGATGGCCCTGGCCCTGGGCCGGGGGAGCGAGGCCAACGGGCCGCTGGGACGGTCGGTCATCGGCGGCATCATCGCCGGGCTGGTGACGACCCTGTTCGTCGTGCCGTCGCTCTACTCGCTCGTGATCCGCGACGCCCGCGCCGAAGCCGGGACGCCGGGCGCCGCCGCGTGA
- the htpG gene encoding molecular chaperone HtpG, producing the protein MTAEHTQERQEFAFQAEIKQLLHLLSHSLYQSRDIALRELISNASDALDKMRFVALTDESQREAGPLEIVIEPRAAENQLVIRDSGVGMTRDELVTNLGTIAHSGSGEFLKNLSSESKDKADLSLIGQFGVGFYSAFMIADKVEVRTRSYREEKGWEWESEGTGRFTVEPVEGPLPRGAEIVLHLKDDAKDFATPERIKEIVKRYSSFVPHPIKLGPGDEVINDQKPIWVEPKRQVTDEQYQRFYQHLSHHGDEKPLWHLHVSVDSPIQFHAVLFCPPTNLERFGFPRLEHGVSLCAKRVLVQNDCRELLPDYLRFLFGLVDSEDLPLNVSRETLQDNSVIRRIRASLLKSVFDRLDQLAKDQPEVFQTFVDQFGVLIKEGAIVDPINRERLSKLIRFASSHNTDATLNVSLDDYLARAPEGQKRIYFLGGPDLAAIKKNPNLEIFRKRNLEVLYLIEPIDEFVMNALGTHAGKLLTSIDSDDLELPEAAADAESDKPKEADEKKAEAGFARVLELFRQAIGDRVREVRESHRLTDSPCCLVNSDGGFTMQMQRILKMANKDVPEMSRILEVNPASPLIRRLCNLTANTDHDAFIKQCGLQLWSNALILEGVTPDAEELVGRIQGFMDEAADKRSPLILS; encoded by the coding sequence ATGACAGCCGAACACACGCAAGAACGGCAGGAATTCGCGTTTCAGGCGGAGATCAAGCAGCTCCTGCACTTGCTCTCGCACTCGCTGTATCAGAGCCGCGACATCGCGCTCCGCGAGCTGATCTCGAACGCCTCCGACGCGCTCGACAAGATGCGGTTCGTCGCGCTGACCGACGAATCTCAGCGCGAGGCCGGTCCGCTCGAAATCGTGATCGAGCCGCGCGCGGCCGAGAACCAGCTCGTGATCCGCGACAGCGGCGTCGGCATGACGCGCGACGAGCTGGTGACGAATCTGGGGACGATCGCCCACAGCGGCTCGGGCGAGTTCCTCAAGAACCTGTCGAGCGAGTCGAAGGACAAGGCCGACCTGTCGCTGATCGGCCAGTTCGGCGTCGGCTTCTACTCGGCCTTCATGATCGCCGACAAGGTCGAGGTCCGCACCCGCAGCTATCGCGAAGAAAAAGGCTGGGAGTGGGAGTCGGAAGGGACCGGCCGGTTCACGGTCGAGCCCGTCGAGGGCCCCCTGCCCCGAGGCGCTGAAATCGTGCTTCACCTGAAGGACGACGCCAAGGATTTCGCCACGCCCGAACGCATCAAGGAGATCGTCAAGCGGTACTCCAGCTTCGTCCCGCACCCGATCAAGCTGGGGCCGGGCGACGAGGTGATCAACGACCAGAAGCCGATCTGGGTCGAGCCCAAGCGGCAGGTGACCGACGAGCAGTACCAGCGGTTCTACCAGCACCTCAGCCACCACGGCGACGAAAAGCCGCTCTGGCATCTGCACGTCTCGGTCGATTCGCCGATCCAGTTCCACGCGGTCCTGTTCTGCCCGCCGACGAACCTGGAACGCTTCGGCTTCCCCCGGCTCGAGCACGGCGTCAGTCTGTGCGCCAAGCGGGTTCTGGTGCAGAACGACTGCCGCGAGCTGCTGCCCGACTACCTGCGGTTCCTGTTCGGTTTGGTGGATTCTGAAGACCTGCCGCTGAACGTCTCGCGCGAGACGCTGCAAGACAACTCGGTGATCCGCCGCATCCGGGCGTCGCTGTTGAAGTCGGTCTTCGATCGCCTCGACCAGCTCGCCAAGGACCAGCCCGAGGTCTTCCAGACGTTCGTCGACCAGTTCGGCGTCTTGATCAAGGAAGGCGCGATCGTCGATCCGATCAACCGCGAGCGGCTGTCGAAGCTGATCCGGTTCGCCTCGTCGCACAACACCGACGCGACGCTCAACGTCTCGCTCGACGACTACCTCGCCCGGGCGCCGGAGGGCCAGAAGCGGATCTACTTCCTCGGTGGCCCCGACCTGGCCGCGATCAAGAAGAATCCGAACCTTGAGATCTTCCGCAAGCGGAACCTCGAAGTCCTCTACCTGATCGAGCCCATCGACGAGTTCGTGATGAACGCGCTCGGGACGCACGCCGGCAAGCTTCTGACGTCGATCGATTCGGACGACCTCGAACTGCCCGAGGCCGCGGCCGACGCCGAGTCCGACAAGCCGAAGGAAGCCGACGAGAAGAAGGCCGAGGCCGGCTTCGCCCGGGTGCTCGAATTGTTCCGCCAGGCGATCGGCGACCGCGTCCGCGAGGTCCGCGAGTCGCACCGGTTGACCGACAGCCCGTGCTGCCTGGTCAACTCCGACGGCGGCTTCACCATGCAGATGCAGCGCATTCTCAAGATGGCCAACAAGGACGTCCCCGAGATGTCGCGCATCCTCGAAGTCAACCCGGCGTCCCCCTTGATCCGCCGCCTCTGCAACCTGACCGCCAACACCGACCACGACGCGTTCATCAAGCAGTGCGGCCTTCAGCTCTGGTCGAACGCCCTGATCCTCGAAGGCGTCACCCCCGACGCCGAGGAACTCGTCGGCCGCATCCAGGGCTTCATGGACGAAGCCGCCGACAAGCGGTCGCCGTTGATTCTGTCCTGA